The segment TACATTTGATTTGATGTCTTTTGTCCGAGAAACGAGTTACAATGCTACCCACACGcacccattctttcacagaaGTCCTAAATTCAACTATCCTCCCCTGCGTGTCATTCGCCAATAACTTGCTATCACcattttttcctcccttcagTTTAACTTCAATGTTCGCacttataattatttttttaaaaaacgagtTTCCGTCAGCCCAACTTGTTTTTTGCAGAATTTAGTAAGCGAATATAAACGAAGACGCGTTAAACAAAATCACGGCAAGAAAAGAGGTCGAACCGAGCCACCTCGTGCCAGTACAATGTAACGGTTCACTATTGGATGGATAACAAACTGCCACAAATCCCCTTTTTCCAGGAAATACGTCACGTTCAGAGCCAAGCGGATTATCGTGTGCGTTTGATTTGTATCACGCGTGCAGTTTAAAGGGGCGGCTCGCTCTTTTTATAACACCAGGAGCTAAACGACAACTCAACTTAGctggcttttctttttactatcTATCCAATATGAACAGCTCATCTTTTTCAGGCAGGTGAGAACATATATTATggtttatatgttttttatttactcacaaatatacatttttatattgtGTAAACATATATTTGTGAAACCTAACTGCAAAGTCTGCTcgaaaaagatttgttttttattatttcatgatTGTATTATTTTGACGGTTGTTGAAGCAAGTTTTTAGTCGCggtttattgttcttttatagtaaaaaaatgaattccGTGCCACgcctgtaaacaaaacacacgtACTTGAGAGCGGCACAACCGAGTCATGCGCTGTGTGCGACCGTCACCTTGTGGACAGACACTGCAACTACACGCAGGACTGAAAAGATACACCGTACGGTAGAGGGGGCCATAACCCAAAGCTTCTAGTCACAGCATTAACCCGCATGCTTGTGTCTAGCCTGTTACAGCCTGGTACGAATGAAAACCCGCCTGCTTAACGCGGGCTAAAGTTATCCCGGAATAAGGACAGCACGCATGTGCCGTCAACCCGGATGTAGTTGTTTCTGTTCGCGTATTTCTGTAATTCTCCCAAGTTATGACGAGACTGCCACAGCATAAGTAAGAATCACGCAGTCAAATGATTGCATCTTGAGGAACTTGGAAGTTTAAATAGATGCGGACGGCTCATGCcgtcttcttctgtgtttcagtCTCACAGCTGAGCAAACGGTATGGACTTTCGCGGCAGGAAGCATGAGCGAGGCAGCAACTGGACCGACCCGGAGATCGTGGAGCTGCTCCAGCTGTGGTCCGACGAGTCGGTCCAGATCGAGCTGGAGAGCTCCCTGCGCAACCAGCGGGTGTTCGACCGCATTGCCCACATCCTGCGCGAAAAGGGCATTTACCGCACGGGGGACCAGTGCAGGGAGAAGATCAAGAAAATGAAGCTGGAGTACCGGCGCATTAAGGACAACCACAAAATGAGGACGTGGAAGTTCTATGACGTCATGGACAGAGTCCTGGCGAACCGTCCCGCTATCACCTACTCCTCGCTGGGCGGAGCTGTCGTGGCCCAGCAGGTGTTCCAGAGCTCAGGTGGGTCTGAGGCGTTCCTGCAGGCGGTTCCTGCAGGTTCGTTTGGCCCGGCTTCGTCAGGGGGGTTCTTATTTGGTCACCCCCCGAAATCCGGAGAGGCACTGGGCATTAAATGTGAGGATGTGGAGGAGAGCATGCTGAACTCAGGTGTTGCGCCTCCTGAGATGTACTACGGCTCTGGAGACGATCAGGAAACGGATGGACAATCTTTGCTGGAAGCAGAGGACACACTGAGACAGGCCGAGAGCTCAACAAATCCAAGAATCTCTCCTTCAGGTTCTTTGGCATATTGTTACAGTTATTAAGATCAATCTTCACCTTAGCATATCATCAGGAAGTAAATGCATATCTTTGTGTTTCCAGGTTTTAGTGACTTGAACACCTCTGGCTCCACAACAGCTGCCCCCCAAGGGGGTCCCGTGACACAAGAAATGTCTGAGCCGCCCAGTAAAGAAGGCTCCCATGCACCAACCTCTGTGAGACACAGGAAGCGCCGGCGGGGTGGCAGAACCTCGTGGGGTCGTGGGAGCGGCAGACCCAGCGGCCAGGAGAGCCTGGGCAAAGCCCTGGTCAGCTTTCTGAACTGGCAGCAGTCGGCAGAGGAGCGCCTCCTCTCCCTGGAGGAGGCGCAGCTGGAGCGAGAGTGGCAGGCCGAGGAGCGGCGGGGCCAGCGGGAGGAGAGGAGGGCGGAGCAGGAGCGCCAGCACGAGCTGCAGCTGTTCGGCATGCTCACGGGGGCCTTGCTCGCTGCCAGACAGGGTGCTCCGACCCCTGCACCCACCGACTCCTCCACCTCTCCCTCGGCTCGTCTCTCAGCTCCTCAGATGACTCCGTCCGCCCCTCCGGCCTCGTCGTCTTCACCCCAGCCGCCTGCAGAAGCTCCCACAACACAGGCCATCTCCACCCGGGAGACAAAAACGTCCCAGCCCGCATCTGCCACGGCCTGCCAAACGCCGCAGGGCGTCTTGGCCACACTGAGAGGGGCAGAGACCCCTGGCCGAAGTGTTTACCTGTCAAACCGCGGCAACAGCATTCGACAGCATCAAGGCATTCTGCAGGAGGGCTTCCTGCAGTACGCAGAGAACAAGTACCACGACGCAGACAACCCTGATGTGAGTGAGCCACACTCCGCACGCAGTGTCTGATATAAAACATGTAGATTTAACCAGTTATTTTCTTGTTGCAGGGAATAATCAACATGGGCACCAGTGAGAACAAACTGTGCTACGATCTCCTTCATGCTCGAGTAAGACAAATATCAGTCACACATTAAAACCTTCTGTTGtgtgaaaacaagaaacatgcCTCCTTGTGCACAAAAACATATGATTAACCACACAGAAGGGCACTGTCTTCTtacacttaaataaacaaagagtACATTCTGAATTTAAGACACAATAGTCACAGTGACAGCGATGGTATAGTTtctattaaaaaacatgaattgtGTAGCCGTTTGAATTAATTTTGCATGAATTTACACATGCTCCGTTTTGTGATCTGTGACAGCTGACCAAGCCTGACATGCTGCACGTGGAGCCATCTTTGCTGCAGTACGCAGACTGGACGGGCCGCTCTTTGTAAGACAAGAGATCTGCGTTTGCAACTTGAGTGAAAGTCGCAGCTTTCCTCTCGACGTCTCTGAAATTCTTTCTGCCTCGCATGTCCTTCAGCCTCAGAGAGGAAGTGGCGAAGTTCCTGACTCAGTACTGCTGCTCTCCAAAACCGCTGAAAGCCGACGACGTGAGTGGAGCtttctggttttactgctggACTTTGACAACTAGTTAAATGATAACAAAGTGCAACACAGCTTCTACGCtcgttcttgtttttttttaggctcatcagaatttctggaaaaaaaacaacaacattatttatgttttatcattATGAAGCATACATGCTTATTGAGTTCTAAGTTCTGACAGCTGAATGACAGACAACATTAACAGTTTCAAACTACTTCAGCAGAGGAACATTCAGCTTTCTGAAGgttgtgcagcagcagctcagtccAGTTGAGCTCTGGATGAAAGCTGACACtgaaacttctttgttttttcagccgttctgttgtagatttgctgctgtgccTGAGATTACTGCTCTTTTGCTTGGCTCAGCTTTGGACATCTGATCGTAGAGGATATCATACTCGTATTATCACCCTTCCACCTCTGTGCTTGTCCGTTGGGACGAGGTGTTTCTGTTGCTGGTTTGAACCAAAAGTGGattataaacaaacatttccacTTGGTTCTCTTtgatctgaatatttttttcagatgtaaCTTTGCAGCCTAATTAGCTTTTTCTCAACAAACGGTACTTGTTGATGTATTTCCAAGTGTCCCGTCAAGAAGTTTTGCGATTTCCCTCAGATTTGCAGGATCTAATTTTTAGGATAAACTTGTTCCAGTGTCCTCCCTCTGGAAAAAACTGGCAACTTCCTTGATAAATGTTCTACTGATGGATATTTTGTCTCCTGTACCTGCTGGAGGAATGGCTCCAAATGGTTTGGAAATGGGCTTTTAATTGTCGCCAGCTCGATAGGCAGCAACACTTTCATTGAAGTCAATACTAATTTGGCATTGTGTTCACAATTACCTGAGTAATACGGCGCAAAACTGCCGAAACTTCTGCTTTAATTACCGAAGCTGACAGTGAATCAAATCAGTTtgatcagcagcagctaactgcgACTAACTCTTCTGATTTCCTCGGGAGCAGTAAAGATATACGCacttatttacagtttaatccgttgtgtgtttttcttcattttgacgTTTTAATAATCTCGTTTTTATGTCTGTCAAGGATCCGATAATGTTTGTTATGTCCTGATATTAAATCTTACAGCTGAAAGAGTGCAGACTTAGTTTTTTATTGACTGTGGAAGCtataaaaacaagctttcaATAACACGCTATATAATATGTAGCATAGTGTGAGGTTCTTGCACATAAGTGTGAACATTTGTATATAATGCTAAAGGGAAATATCGCAAAATTAGACAttattgtattttctgcaaataGATGCCACTTTACATATCAAAAGCTAATATGCAGTGTGTACAAAaggtagaaacaaacaaatattctgTTCAGAGTAATAAAATAAGCTCGACTTTACCTTTTTGATTCtatataacctttttttttatttcaacaccCTTAACACAAGATTGTAAAGCATCAGCAGAGAGGTAGTTCGGCTGCCTGCCACACATAAAAGAAGTCAGCCACGGATAAACAGTTCATCAAATCACAATGACAAAACAATTTGATAAAAAGCAatatcccacacacacacacacagtcaatcTGCTGTTGTAGAGAACGGCTGCTTTATTAGGTGAATGGATCTGTTACATATTTATTCTCCCACACCCTGCTGTGTAATAAATGACTCGTTTGtaacacagtgtgtgt is part of the Kryptolebias marmoratus isolate JLee-2015 linkage group LG11, ASM164957v2, whole genome shotgun sequence genome and harbors:
- the accs gene encoding 1-aminocyclopropane-1-carboxylate synthase-like protein 1; this encodes MDFRGRKHERGSNWTDPEIVELLQLWSDESVQIELESSLRNQRVFDRIAHILREKGIYRTGDQCREKIKKMKLEYRRIKDNHKMRTWKFYDVMDRVLANRPAITYSSLGGAVVAQQVFQSSGGSEAFLQAVPAGSFGPASSGGFLFGHPPKSGEALGIKCEDVEESMLNSGVAPPEMYYGSGDDQETDGQSLLEAEDTLRQAESSTNPRISPSGFSDLNTSGSTTAAPQGGPVTQEMSEPPSKEGSHAPTSVRHRKRRRGGRTSWGRGSGRPSGQESLGKALVSFLNWQQSAEERLLSLEEAQLEREWQAEERRGQREERRAEQERQHELQLFGMLTGALLAARQGAPTPAPTDSSTSPSARLSAPQMTPSAPPASSSSPQPPAEAPTTQAISTRETKTSQPASATACQTPQGVLATLRGAETPGRSVYLSNRGNSIRQHQGILQEGFLQYAENKYHDADNPDGIINMGTSENKLCYDLLHARLTKPDMLHVEPSLLQYADWTGRSFLREEVAKFLTQYCCSPKPLKADDVVVMNGCSSLFSCISAVICDPKDAILIPTPFYGVITEDLDLYCDVKLFHVPLDCEADGKDSRPFQLTVEKLEDGLKRAEQEGLIIRAIILMNPHNPLAEIYTQKEMIAFLDFAKRNELHVIVDEVYMLTVFDESVTFHSVLSLDSLPDPQRTHVMWGMSKDFAMAGIRIGTLYTENRDIVEALAQLGSFHGVPGTLQHQVAQLLRDREWINNEFLAENRRRLKTAHSFLTGELRSVGIPFLDRPAALYVWADLRKYLRESSFQEELYLWRSFLRHKVLLSCGQAFSCSTPGWFRLVFADQQHHLQLGLKRIREALKEAEEKSAGADTRSVKRTVDTSKNSVKEESADPDNAGIVNSTSSPHSKSSEQLKERASQLPDTGSVAAADEFVLLDCQASKPAESLDSLIGTLRHQIRSSDWLEKNTPELSAGEDPEILDVFKALLQRARK